The genomic window GGCGCTCGTGGCCGGCGGAGCGCTCCTGAGCGGCTGCGCGGACGTGCGGTACCTGTCGCAGGCGGCCGGCGGGCAGCTGGACCTGCTGCGCCGAGCCCGGCCAGTCGCGGAGGTGCTGGCGGACCCGGGCACCCCGGCAGGCGTGCGGCGGCGCCTGCAACTGGCGTCGGACGTGCGGGCGTTCGCCGTGGCGCCGGAAGCGGCGGGCGGGCTGGGCCTACCGGATCACGGGTCCTTCCTGAAGTACGTGGACGTGGGGCGGCCGTACGTGGTGTGGAACGTCTTCTCCGCGCCGGAATTCAGCGTGACGCTAGACACGTCGTGCTTCCCGGTGGCGGGCTGCGTGGGCTACCGCGGGTACTTCACAGAGTCGGCGGCGCAGGCGTACGCGCAGCAGCGGCGCGCAGCGGGCCGGGACGTGAACGTGGACGGCGTGAGCGCCTACTCCACGCTGGGGTACCTGAAAGACCCAGTGCTGTCCACCATGCTGAGTTACCCGGACGCGACCCTGATCCGCACGATCATTCATGAACTCTCCCACCCGAGCCTGTACGTACCGGGCGACACGGTCTTCAACGAGTCGTACGCCACGGCCGTTGAGGAAGAGGGCATGCGCCGCTGGCTGGACCAGCACGGCACGCCCGAACTGCGTGAACAGGACCAGCTGGCGCAGGCACGTCAGGCGGACTTCGAGGCGCTGCTGCTCGGCACCCGCGCGCGACTGGAGGCCCTGTACGCCCAGTCCGGCTTGACCGAGGCGGCCCGCCGGGAACGCAAGGCCGAGGTGCTGACCGACATGGATGCCCGCTACGCCGCCCTGAAGGCCACCTGGGGCGGGTACGCAGGTTACGACGCGTTCTTCGCGCGGAGCGTGAACAACGCGACGCTGGGCGCTGTGGCCGCCTACGCCACCCTGGTCCCGGACTTCCAGGCGCTCCTCGCCCACGTGAACGGTCACCTGCCCACCTTCATCGAAGCCGCCCGCGTGTGCAGCCGCCGCCCGCAGGCGGAACGCGCCGCGTGCCTGCGCGGAACCTGACCGGTCCGCTCATGACCGGCGCGGCCTGAGCGTCCAGAACGCCACTGCGCGTGAGAGGTGTCCCTCACCCGGCGGGCCGAGGCGTCTGGTAGCAGCGGCCCGGCGCCGCTCGCCGCGCCCGCGGCGCGCCCGGGCTGCGGGTGAGCGGCGCGTGACGCGGCCCTGAACCGCGTGAACGCGCCGTGCGCTGCGCCTGAGGGAAGGCCCGGCACACACTTGAGCCGCAGCCCAGGAAAGCCGCAGCTTCACCCCGCAAGGTGATGAGCAGGAACAGCCCAGAGCGGTCGTTCACTCTCACTGCCCGGCCTGCACTGGCCGCGCAACCCTGAAGAGGTGTCCCATGCGTCAAGAGAATGCCCCCCGCCTGCCCCTCCGCCGTCCCCTGCTGGGCCTGCTCACGCTGAGCCTGCTGGCCGCACCGGCACTGGCCCAATCCGCCGATCCCACCCCGGCCACCCCCAACCTGGGCCTGCCCAGCACCACGGCGCCCGTCACGCCCCCGCAGACGCCCGCCCCCGCCGACACCACCTCAGCGGAGACCACGCTAACCGAGACAGC from Deinococcus radiotolerans includes these protein-coding regions:
- a CDS encoding aminopeptidase encodes the protein MRRRVWVAALVAGGALLSGCADVRYLSQAAGGQLDLLRRARPVAEVLADPGTPAGVRRRLQLASDVRAFAVAPEAAGGLGLPDHGSFLKYVDVGRPYVVWNVFSAPEFSVTLDTSCFPVAGCVGYRGYFTESAAQAYAQQRRAAGRDVNVDGVSAYSTLGYLKDPVLSTMLSYPDATLIRTIIHELSHPSLYVPGDTVFNESYATAVEEEGMRRWLDQHGTPELREQDQLAQARQADFEALLLGTRARLEALYAQSGLTEAARRERKAEVLTDMDARYAALKATWGGYAGYDAFFARSVNNATLGAVAAYATLVPDFQALLAHVNGHLPTFIEAARVCSRRPQAERAACLRGT